One window from the genome of Palaemon carinicauda isolate YSFRI2023 chromosome 24, ASM3689809v2, whole genome shotgun sequence encodes:
- the LOC137617991 gene encoding uncharacterized protein encodes MENIQDELNSQVEILQEQNAEHVREIERLQHENFEHEGQIKSLARQVELFTGELDNKHSAKLKIESLKYDLERERNELLEEIGRLRDLNEDLQRVNDQTKNEVESLQRGKSQLESEIFTLRNEIQIVINEKEKHENLVVVVEIQKNELESEIRHLNEQIEKLDGRKPRRDGIFGGGDQRTKIRDCWIEKLEWQRDDNRDVMEFLEGEIRKQKYEIVGLERARNELADDVFRLEQENKIKEQRLKELEMEKEEMEIRIVNLRSEIEININEKNNILVEVELQKN; translated from the exons ATGGAGAATATCCAAGATGAGTTAAATAGTCAAGTAGAGATCCTGCAAGAACAAAATGCTGAACATGTTAGAGAGATAGAAAGATTACAACACGAGAACTTTGAACACGAAGGTCAAATTAAAAGTTTGGCAAGACAAGTGGAACTTTTCACAGGAGAACTAGATAACAAGCATTCAGCTAAGTTGAAAATAGAAAGCCTAAAATATGatttagaaagggaaaggaatgaACTTTTAGAGGAAATAGGGAGACTTCGAGATCTGAATGAAGACCTACAGAGGGTAAATGACCAAACGAAAAATGAAGTAGAAAGTCTTCAGCGAGGGAAATCCCAGTTGGAATCAGAGATCTTCACTCTGCGAAATGAAATACAGATTGTCataaatgaaaaagagaaacatgaaaatcttgtagtagtagtagaaatacagAAAAATGAGTTAGAATCTGAAATCAGACATTTAAATGAACAGATAGAAAAACTTGATGGACGAAAACCGAGACGTGATGGAATTTTTGGAGGGGGAGATCAGAGAACAAAAATACGAGATTGTTGG ATAGAAAAACTTGAATGGCAAAGGGACGATAACCGAGACGTGATGGAATTTTTGGAGGGGGAGATCAGAAAACAGAAATACGAGATTGTTGGGTTAGAAAGGGCCAGAAATGAACTGGCAGATGATGTGTTTAGGTTAGAACAGGAAAACAAAATAAAGGAGCAACGTTTGAAGGAACTGGAAATGGAGAAAGAGGAAATGGAGATTAGAATTGTCAATTTGCGTTCAGAAATAGAAATTAACATAAACGAAAAGAACAATATTCTGGTAGAAGTGGAACTACAGAAAAATTAA